The following are encoded in a window of Kitasatospora fiedleri genomic DNA:
- a CDS encoding MucR family transcriptional regulator, whose protein sequence is MDSPGTADRRGETGSGGVGTGVGHPDFGTLVRDEDADLVVCHVCGRGFRALGSHLRSHGLSADEYRARYGLRRLRSLSSHAVAGRRSVRQAAAFRTSPELREQLAAGHAMARSGELRRAVAGGRNGPQPEELVRARSANLATGRSTQVARRGQRLRAALHQLGFTDLGEALRTLYVREEGSVERVAARLQVGRTALRHLLEEHGIPLRPTGVNSAAGRRSRTAINDERTARLVGAPDIGPWLLRRRAAGATLRDLALETRRSIPWITARLGSCAVETVVPAQDAGSRSEVLPPGAGPHVQAVGELIE, encoded by the coding sequence GTGGATTCTCCGGGGACCGCCGACCGGCGGGGCGAAACGGGAAGCGGCGGGGTCGGGACCGGGGTCGGCCATCCGGACTTCGGCACGCTCGTGCGCGACGAGGACGCCGACCTGGTGGTGTGCCACGTGTGCGGGCGGGGCTTCCGCGCCTTGGGCTCGCACCTGCGCAGCCACGGTCTGAGCGCCGACGAGTACCGCGCCCGCTACGGACTCCGCCGCCTGCGCTCGCTCAGTTCGCACGCGGTGGCCGGACGCCGGTCCGTGCGGCAGGCGGCGGCCTTCCGCACCTCGCCCGAGCTGCGCGAACAACTCGCGGCCGGGCACGCCATGGCCCGCTCCGGAGAGCTCCGGCGCGCCGTGGCCGGCGGGCGGAACGGACCGCAGCCGGAGGAACTGGTCCGCGCCCGCTCGGCGAACCTGGCCACCGGCCGCTCCACCCAGGTCGCCCGCCGAGGGCAGCGGCTGCGAGCGGCCCTCCACCAGCTCGGCTTCACCGACCTCGGCGAAGCCCTGCGGACCCTGTACGTCCGGGAGGAGGGAAGCGTCGAGCGGGTGGCCGCCCGCCTGCAGGTGGGACGGACCGCACTGCGCCACCTGCTGGAGGAGCACGGCATCCCCCTGCGCCCCACGGGTGTCAACTCCGCGGCCGGGCGCCGCTCCAGGACCGCCATCAACGACGAGCGCACCGCCCGTCTCGTCGGGGCCCCGGACATCGGGCCGTGGCTGCTCCGGCGCCGGGCGGCGGGCGCGACCCTGCGCGACCTCGCCCTGGAGACCCGCCGCAGCATCCCCTGGATCACGGCCCGTCTCGGATCGTGCGCGGTCGAGACCGTCGTGCCCGCCCAAGACGCGGGCTCCCGAAGCGAGGTGCTCCCGCCGGGAGCGGGCCCGCACGTCCAGGCGGTCGGTGAGCTCATCGAGTAG
- a CDS encoding ferritin-like domain-containing protein → MSTDWELPISEQQLARLTWDMEQAHRETLPAMRAGALDLAAELRTRPALQEPGPGRRRFLLGVGGAAAALTLAACSSGKSATSPAPNASSAPASGAASGSASGQYTGDLKVVALATALENQAVGAYQAALDAAKAGKLGTVPPAVATFITTAMGQHADHAKAWNAVLTGAGKPAITDVPLSNQPATLDALGKAATVGDVAQLALQLENQAAQTYLFATYNVTSPGGIATAATIAPVEAMHAAILHYVLGQYPVPDDFLPVDKAANPTLLTV, encoded by the coding sequence GTGAGCACCGACTGGGAACTGCCGATCAGCGAACAGCAGTTGGCGCGCCTGACGTGGGACATGGAGCAGGCCCACCGCGAGACCCTGCCCGCGATGCGGGCCGGCGCCCTCGACCTGGCCGCCGAGCTGCGCACCCGGCCCGCCCTCCAGGAGCCCGGCCCCGGCCGTCGGCGTTTCCTGCTGGGTGTGGGCGGGGCCGCCGCCGCGCTGACCCTGGCCGCCTGCTCCAGCGGCAAGTCCGCCACCTCGCCCGCCCCGAACGCCTCCTCCGCGCCCGCCTCCGGTGCCGCGTCCGGCTCGGCGTCGGGCCAGTACACCGGGGACCTGAAGGTGGTGGCGCTGGCCACCGCGCTGGAGAACCAGGCCGTGGGCGCCTACCAGGCCGCCCTGGACGCCGCCAAGGCCGGCAAGCTCGGCACCGTCCCGCCCGCCGTGGCCACCTTCATCACCACCGCGATGGGCCAGCACGCCGACCACGCCAAGGCCTGGAACGCCGTGCTGACCGGCGCGGGCAAACCCGCGATCACCGACGTCCCGCTCTCCAACCAGCCCGCCACCCTGGACGCCCTCGGCAAGGCCGCCACCGTCGGCGACGTCGCCCAACTCGCCCTCCAACTCGAGAACCAGGCCGCGCAGACCTACCTGTTCGCGACCTACAACGTCACCAGCCCCGGCGGCATCGCCACCGCCGCCACCATCGCCCCCGTCGAGGCCATGCACGCCGCCATCCTCCACTACGTCCTGGGCCAGTACCCCGTCCCCGACGACTTCCTCCCCGTCGACAAGGCCGCCAACCCCACCCTCCTCACCGTCTGA
- a CDS encoding site-specific integrase, with amino-acid sequence MADTPTAAAPSLEALNAVVDRACEPPTGASRAKQLRWVAGELRTALERGAIPPTAARSLAALLAPDTLAAYLTAAERGLLRRRPAARPERPSPASVRVREDCLRILGVQAGIPLTLPERDLPKVALRSVVAARPRGILLAHLEHAARPGQGDARTRILAIIATVLDTGCRAGELCALRTRDVDLRRGTVRLTRLPQHRDPHTPPSVETVALSATTRAALRQWLTARARLTVRDATRPPGPGNETTDALWVSIAPSGHPRPGLPLHFRGLARAYARAIHDLNTDMAGQPGWHPLPQRMEPLRRAIELHPTDPADPERGPRQARRGPR; translated from the coding sequence GTGGCGGACACCCCGACGGCAGCGGCCCCCTCCCTCGAAGCCCTGAACGCCGTGGTCGACCGCGCCTGCGAACCGCCCACGGGCGCCTCCCGCGCGAAGCAACTGCGCTGGGTCGCCGGGGAGTTGCGCACCGCCCTGGAACGCGGCGCGATCCCGCCGACGGCCGCCCGCTCGCTCGCCGCGCTCCTCGCCCCGGACACCCTCGCCGCCTACCTCACGGCCGCCGAACGGGGGCTGCTGCGGCGCAGACCCGCCGCACGACCGGAGCGGCCCTCGCCCGCGTCCGTCCGCGTGCGGGAGGACTGCCTGCGCATCCTCGGCGTCCAGGCAGGCATCCCCCTCACCCTCCCCGAGCGCGACCTGCCCAAGGTCGCGCTCCGGTCGGTGGTCGCCGCCCGCCCCCGCGGCATCCTCCTCGCCCACCTGGAACACGCGGCCCGCCCCGGCCAGGGCGACGCCCGCACCCGCATCCTCGCGATCATCGCCACCGTGCTGGACACCGGCTGCCGGGCCGGCGAACTCTGCGCCCTGCGCACCCGCGACGTCGACCTGCGCCGCGGCACCGTCCGCCTCACCCGGCTCCCCCAGCACCGCGACCCCCACACCCCGCCCAGCGTCGAAACCGTCGCCCTCTCCGCCACCACCCGGGCCGCGCTGCGCCAGTGGCTCACCGCCCGTGCCCGCCTCACCGTCCGCGACGCCACCCGACCCCCCGGCCCCGGCAACGAGACCACCGACGCCCTGTGGGTCAGCATCGCCCCCAGCGGCCACCCCCGCCCGGGCCTGCCCCTCCACTTCCGCGGCCTGGCCCGCGCCTACGCCCGCGCCATCCACGACCTCAACACCGACATGGCCGGCCAACCCGGCTGGCACCCCCTCCCCCAACGCATGGAACCCCTGCGCCGCGCCATCGAACTCCACCCCACCGACCCCGCCGACCCCGAGCGAGGACCACGGCAGGCTCGCCGCGGCCCCCGATGA
- a CDS encoding GNAT family N-acetyltransferase, which produces MTTPQVRLLPSGDLLGAAAQVRSVYAAAFGGPPWHEPAQRADAYLERLAQDVLRPSFTAAAALGPDGRLLGFATAWTTPTPFPTDRCHPRVTAALGPGRTGAWLCGARVVDELAVRPGHTGRGIGAALLAAVTADVVDGRCWLLTTALPGGPLDFYLWQGWHRVDPGADDPAVLLGPRHPARARP; this is translated from the coding sequence ATGACCACGCCCCAGGTCCGGTTGCTGCCGTCCGGCGACCTGCTCGGTGCGGCCGCGCAGGTCCGCTCGGTGTACGCGGCCGCGTTCGGCGGCCCGCCCTGGCACGAGCCCGCGCAGCGGGCCGACGCGTACCTGGAGCGGCTGGCGCAGGACGTGCTGCGGCCGAGCTTCACCGCGGCGGCAGCCCTCGGCCCGGACGGCCGGCTGCTGGGCTTCGCCACCGCCTGGACCACGCCCACCCCGTTCCCCACCGACCGCTGCCACCCCCGGGTGACGGCCGCGCTCGGCCCCGGGCGCACCGGAGCCTGGCTGTGCGGCGCCCGGGTGGTCGACGAACTCGCCGTCCGCCCCGGCCACACCGGGCGGGGCATCGGTGCCGCTCTGCTCGCGGCCGTCACCGCCGACGTGGTCGACGGGCGCTGCTGGCTGCTGACCACCGCCCTTCCCGGCGGTCCGCTGGACTTCTACCTGTGGCAGGGCTGGCACCGGGTGGACCCGGGCGCCGACGACCCGGCCGTCCTGCTCGGCCCCCGCCACCCCGCCCGGGCCCGGCCGTGA
- a CDS encoding chaplin, whose translation MSVIRTSLTLTAVAATALLGAAGAASASSGAEGVAAGSPGVLSGNLIQVPVHVPVNLCGNSVGVVGLLNPAFGNSCANVG comes from the coding sequence ATGTCCGTCATCCGCACCTCCCTCACGCTGACTGCGGTGGCCGCCACCGCCCTGCTCGGTGCCGCGGGCGCGGCGTCCGCGTCCTCCGGGGCCGAGGGCGTGGCCGCCGGCTCGCCCGGTGTGCTCTCCGGCAACCTGATCCAGGTGCCCGTCCACGTCCCGGTCAACCTGTGCGGCAACAGCGTGGGCGTCGTCGGCCTGCTGAACCCGGCCTTCGGCAACTCCTGCGCCAACGTGGGCTGA
- a CDS encoding carboxymuconolactone decarboxylase family protein, giving the protein MRATMLYGAGDVLLADVWQHPGPSPRERNLIIVAALVVPWRDARLRRSLDNGPARAELAETTTHPACYAGWPAAMGATTVPARATEADDRPTTP; this is encoded by the coding sequence ATGCGAGCGACCATGCTGTACGGAGCCGGTGACGTCCTGCTCGCCGACGTCTGGCAGCACCCCGGCCCGTCCCCGCGCGAGCGCAACCTGATCATCGTCGCCGCCCTGGTCGTCCCCTGGCGCGACGCCCGGCTGCGCCGCTCCCTCGACAACGGCCCCGCCCGCGCCGAACTCGCCGAGACCACCACCCACCCGGCCTGCTACGCCGGCTGGCCCGCCGCCATGGGCGCGACCACCGTCCCGGCCCGGGCCACCGAAGCAGACGACCGTCCCACCACCCCCTGA
- the tsaD gene encoding tRNA (adenosine(37)-N6)-threonylcarbamoyltransferase complex transferase subunit TsaD, translated as MVLGIESSCDETGAGLVRDGVLLGQAVASSMDEHARYGGVVPEIAARAHVHAMAPVVREALERAGLTLADVGAVAVTTGPGLSGALQVGVAAAKGYAFSLGVPLYGVHHLAGHVAAATLDGGPLPNPCVVLIVSGGHTSLLLVRDLARDPIVHLGDTLDDAAGECFDKTARVLGLPYPGGPAVDRAARTGDPAAVRLPRPLTGPHDDPYAFSFSGLKTAAARWVEAHRATGTQPHVPDAAASLQEAIADTLTRKAVRACTDHGITTLVVVGGVAANSRIRALTEQRCAAAGITLRVPPLRLCTDNGAMVAAIGDLLARSGAAPAPLDVSIDPSAPLEHAALTPRARKAA; from the coding sequence GTGGTGCTGGGGATCGAGTCGTCCTGCGACGAGACGGGCGCGGGGCTGGTGCGGGACGGGGTGCTGCTCGGGCAGGCGGTGGCCTCCAGCATGGACGAGCACGCCCGCTACGGCGGCGTGGTCCCGGAGATCGCCGCCCGCGCGCACGTCCACGCGATGGCCCCGGTGGTGCGCGAGGCCCTGGAGCGCGCCGGGTTGACCCTCGCCGACGTCGGCGCGGTGGCCGTCACCACCGGCCCCGGCCTGTCCGGCGCGCTCCAGGTCGGCGTCGCCGCGGCGAAGGGCTACGCCTTCTCGCTCGGCGTGCCGCTGTACGGCGTGCACCACCTGGCCGGGCACGTCGCCGCCGCCACCCTGGACGGCGGGCCGCTGCCGAACCCCTGCGTGGTGCTGATCGTCTCCGGCGGCCACACCTCGCTGCTGCTGGTGCGCGACCTGGCCCGCGACCCGATCGTCCACCTCGGCGACACCCTGGACGACGCGGCCGGCGAGTGCTTCGACAAGACCGCCCGCGTCCTCGGCCTGCCCTACCCCGGCGGCCCCGCCGTCGACCGCGCCGCCCGCACCGGCGACCCGGCCGCCGTCCGGCTGCCCCGCCCGCTCACCGGACCGCACGACGACCCCTACGCCTTCTCCTTCTCCGGCCTGAAGACCGCCGCCGCCCGCTGGGTCGAGGCCCACCGCGCCACCGGAACGCAACCGCACGTCCCCGACGCCGCCGCCTCCCTCCAAGAGGCCATCGCCGACACCCTCACCCGCAAAGCCGTCCGCGCCTGCACCGACCACGGCATCACCACCCTCGTCGTGGTCGGCGGCGTCGCCGCCAACTCCCGCATCCGCGCCCTCACCGAACAGCGCTGCGCCGCCGCCGGCATCACCCTGCGCGTCCCGCCGCTGCGCCTGTGCACCGACAACGGCGCGATGGTCGCCGCCATCGGCGACCTGCTGGCCCGCTCCGGCGCCGCACCCGCCCCACTCGACGTCTCGATCGACCCGTCCGCCCCGCTGGAGCACGCCGCCCTCACCCCCCGCGCCAGGAAGGCCGCATGA
- a CDS encoding GlsB/YeaQ/YmgE family stress response membrane protein, translating to MSILAWILIGLVAGAIAKALMPGKDPGGIIITMLIGIAGGLLGGWLGKVIFGVDSIDGFFDLSTWVAAIAGSVILLAVYRLVTGNKHHGHHHRHA from the coding sequence ATGAGCATCCTCGCTTGGATACTGATCGGCCTGGTCGCGGGTGCCATCGCGAAGGCCCTGATGCCGGGCAAGGACCCGGGCGGCATCATCATCACCATGCTGATCGGCATCGCGGGCGGCCTGCTCGGCGGCTGGCTCGGCAAGGTGATCTTCGGCGTCGACTCCATCGACGGCTTCTTCGACCTCTCCACCTGGGTCGCCGCCATCGCCGGCTCGGTCATCCTCCTCGCCGTCTACCGGCTGGTGACCGGCAACAAGCACCACGGCCACCACCACCGTCACGCCTGA
- the alaS gene encoding alanine--tRNA ligase — MQTAEIRSRFLDHFAARGHTVVPSAPLPTPDPTLLFVNAGMVPFKPYFTGEAEPPWPRAASVQKCVRTLDIEEVGKTTRHGSFFQMNGNFSFGDYFKEEAIAQAWELSTAAPADGGFGLDPGRIWVTVHHSDRESADLWARISGLPAERIVERGDADNFWSMGVPGPCGPCSELYYDRGPALGRDGGPAVDEDRFMEFWNLVFMQYERGAGAGKTGYPILGELPRRNIDTGMGLERMATLLQDVPNLYETDQLRPVLDRAAGLAGVRYGADPQADVRLRVVADHVRTALMLLVDGTAPGNEGRGYVLRRVLRRAVRAMRLLGYQDPALPELLPVARDRMADSYPETAADYPRIAELAGAEEEVFRSTLRQGSTVLDTAIRRAKDSGAPALDSAEVFRLHDTYGFPVDLTLEIAAEQGVAVDRAGFTALMEAQRERARQDTRANKAHHADTTAYRALLADHGPTDWLAWETLSTESTALALFDALGTPVATLPAGAIGTVVLNRTPFYAESGGQAPDAGHLTGPDGTDAEVIDVQRPLPGLVAHQVRVLAGELATGTPVHAEVDAGWRLGARQAHSGTHVLHAALRRVLGPTALQSGSYNRPGYLRLDFPWRSALSAAARSEVEEVANRALRDDLPVSAAWMSLERARELGALALFGETYGERVRVVEIGGPWSRELCGGTHVDHSSQIGVLALTAESSVGAGLRRVEAAVGLEGFGYLARERDLVARVAEQLQAPRAELPDRIAALTARLKAADQQAERLRQQALERRAAEAAPTAEDVRGVLLARLADGGDPGETRQLARAVRDRLPADRPGVAAVTGSGPKGGHLVVAVNRTGRDAGLHAADLLREVLGGRGGGNADTAQGGGLGADELERAAATLPERLAVG, encoded by the coding sequence GTGCAGACCGCCGAGATCCGCAGCCGTTTCCTGGACCACTTCGCCGCCCGCGGCCACACCGTCGTCCCGTCGGCGCCGCTGCCCACCCCCGACCCGACCCTGCTGTTCGTCAACGCGGGCATGGTCCCGTTCAAGCCGTACTTCACCGGGGAGGCCGAGCCGCCGTGGCCGCGCGCCGCCAGCGTGCAGAAGTGCGTGCGGACGCTGGACATCGAGGAGGTCGGGAAGACCACCCGGCACGGCTCGTTCTTCCAGATGAACGGCAACTTCTCCTTCGGCGACTACTTCAAGGAGGAGGCGATCGCCCAGGCGTGGGAGCTGTCCACGGCCGCGCCGGCCGACGGCGGGTTCGGGCTGGACCCGGGGCGGATCTGGGTGACGGTCCACCACAGCGACCGCGAGTCGGCCGACCTGTGGGCGCGGATCTCCGGCCTGCCCGCCGAGCGGATCGTGGAGCGCGGCGACGCCGACAACTTCTGGTCGATGGGCGTGCCCGGCCCGTGCGGCCCGTGCTCGGAGCTGTACTACGACCGGGGCCCGGCGCTCGGCCGGGACGGCGGCCCGGCCGTGGACGAGGACCGGTTCATGGAGTTCTGGAACCTGGTGTTCATGCAGTACGAGCGCGGCGCGGGCGCCGGGAAGACGGGGTACCCGATCCTCGGCGAGCTCCCCCGGCGCAACATCGACACCGGCATGGGCCTGGAGCGGATGGCCACCCTGCTCCAGGACGTCCCGAACCTGTACGAGACCGACCAGCTCCGCCCGGTGCTGGACCGGGCCGCCGGGCTGGCGGGCGTGCGCTACGGCGCCGACCCGCAGGCGGACGTGCGGCTGCGGGTGGTCGCCGACCACGTCCGCACCGCGCTGATGCTGCTGGTCGACGGCACCGCACCGGGCAACGAGGGCCGCGGCTACGTGCTGCGCCGCGTCCTGCGCCGCGCGGTGCGGGCGATGCGGCTGCTGGGGTACCAGGACCCGGCACTGCCCGAACTGCTGCCGGTGGCCCGCGACCGGATGGCCGACTCGTACCCGGAGACCGCCGCCGACTACCCGCGGATCGCCGAGCTGGCCGGCGCCGAGGAGGAGGTCTTCCGCTCCACGCTGCGCCAGGGCAGCACCGTGCTGGACACCGCGATCCGCCGCGCCAAGGACAGCGGCGCCCCGGCGCTGGACAGCGCGGAGGTGTTCCGGCTGCACGACACCTACGGCTTCCCGGTCGACCTGACCCTGGAGATCGCCGCCGAGCAGGGCGTGGCCGTGGACCGGGCCGGCTTCACCGCCCTGATGGAGGCCCAGCGCGAGCGCGCCCGCCAGGACACCCGCGCCAACAAGGCCCACCACGCCGACACCACCGCCTACCGGGCGCTGCTGGCCGACCACGGGCCGACCGACTGGCTGGCCTGGGAGACGCTGTCCACCGAGTCGACCGCCCTGGCCCTGTTCGACGCCCTCGGCACGCCCGTCGCCACCCTCCCCGCCGGCGCGATCGGCACCGTCGTGCTGAACCGCACCCCGTTCTACGCCGAGTCCGGCGGCCAGGCCCCCGACGCCGGACACCTGACCGGCCCGGACGGCACGGACGCGGAGGTGATCGACGTCCAGCGGCCGCTGCCCGGCCTGGTCGCCCACCAGGTGCGCGTGCTGGCAGGCGAGTTGGCCACGGGCACGCCGGTGCACGCGGAGGTCGACGCCGGCTGGCGGCTGGGCGCCCGGCAGGCCCACTCCGGCACCCACGTGCTGCACGCCGCGCTGCGCCGGGTGCTGGGCCCCACCGCGCTGCAGTCCGGCTCCTACAACCGGCCCGGCTACCTGCGCCTGGACTTCCCGTGGCGCTCCGCGCTGAGCGCCGCCGCCCGCTCCGAGGTCGAGGAGGTCGCCAACCGGGCGCTGCGCGACGACCTGCCGGTGTCGGCCGCCTGGATGTCGCTGGAGCGGGCCCGGGAGCTCGGCGCGCTCGCCCTGTTCGGCGAGACGTACGGGGAGCGGGTGCGGGTGGTGGAGATCGGCGGGCCGTGGTCGCGCGAGCTGTGCGGCGGCACCCACGTCGACCACTCCTCGCAGATCGGGGTGCTCGCGCTGACCGCCGAGTCCTCCGTCGGCGCCGGGCTGCGCCGGGTCGAGGCCGCGGTCGGGCTGGAGGGCTTCGGCTACCTGGCCCGCGAGCGCGACCTGGTGGCCCGCGTCGCCGAGCAGTTGCAGGCCCCGCGCGCCGAACTCCCCGACCGGATCGCCGCGTTGACGGCCCGGTTGAAGGCCGCCGACCAGCAGGCCGAGCGCCTGCGGCAGCAGGCCCTGGAGCGGCGGGCCGCCGAGGCCGCGCCGACCGCCGAGGACGTCCGGGGCGTCCTGCTGGCCCGGCTGGCGGACGGCGGGGACCCGGGCGAGACGCGGCAGTTGGCCCGGGCGGTGCGCGACCGGCTGCCCGCCGACCGCCCCGGGGTGGCGGCCGTCACCGGCAGCGGACCCAAGGGCGGCCACCTGGTGGTCGCGGTCAACCGGACCGGCCGCGACGCCGGACTGCACGCGGCCGACCTGCTCCGGGAGGTGCTGGGCGGCCGGGGCGGCGGCAACGCCGACACCGCGCAGGGCGGCGGCCTGGGTGCGGACGAGCTGGAGCGGGCCGCCGCAACGCTCCCCGAGCGGCTGGCCGTTGGGTGA
- a CDS encoding hemerythrin domain-containing protein, translating into MDAIVLLKDDHKTVEKLFKEFEKAGENAHKHKRDIADQVIRELTVHTWIEEKIFYPAARKAVPDTTDHVLESVEEHHVVLWMLSELAGLDPADERFDAKMTVLMENVRHHVEEEEEEWFPEVRKAMGRNRLTELGEEMTAAKADAPNDPLQVPSARE; encoded by the coding sequence ATGGATGCCATCGTGCTGTTGAAGGACGACCACAAGACGGTCGAGAAGCTGTTCAAGGAGTTCGAGAAGGCCGGTGAGAACGCGCACAAGCACAAGCGGGACATCGCCGACCAGGTGATCCGGGAACTCACCGTGCACACCTGGATCGAGGAGAAGATCTTCTACCCGGCCGCCCGGAAGGCTGTGCCGGACACCACCGACCACGTGCTGGAGAGCGTCGAGGAGCACCACGTGGTGCTCTGGATGCTCTCCGAACTCGCCGGACTCGACCCGGCGGACGAGCGCTTCGACGCCAAGATGACGGTGCTGATGGAGAACGTGCGCCACCACGTCGAGGAAGAGGAGGAGGAGTGGTTCCCCGAGGTCCGCAAGGCCATGGGCCGCAACCGCCTGACCGAACTCGGCGAGGAGATGACGGCCGCCAAGGCTGACGCGCCGAACGACCCGCTCCAGGTGCCCAGCGCCCGCGAGTAG
- a CDS encoding helix-turn-helix domain-containing protein: MDRRTEIRDFLTTRRARVTPEQAGLRPSPLGGARRVPGLRREEVAQLAGVSVPYYTRLERGDARGATDGVLDALARALLLDDAERAHLFDLVRAANATAAEARTPRHPARRTLRPELRNMLEAMNGVPAYVRNARLDLLAGNALARALFAPVFDSPARPANSARFTFLDPAAAEFYPDWDAVADQNVATLRAEVGRNPYDKALSDLIGELSTRGDTFRRRWARHEVRRHRAGAKRLTHPLVGDMTFTYETMELTADDGLFLIVCGVAPGSRDAEALDLLAGWTSPRPTNEAPTRRT; this comes from the coding sequence ATGGACCGACGCACCGAGATCCGCGACTTCCTCACCACCCGCCGCGCCCGCGTCACCCCCGAACAGGCCGGCCTCAGGCCCTCCCCGCTCGGCGGAGCACGCCGCGTCCCCGGCCTGCGCCGCGAGGAAGTCGCCCAGCTCGCGGGCGTCAGCGTCCCCTACTACACCCGCCTGGAGCGCGGCGACGCCCGCGGTGCCACCGACGGCGTCCTCGACGCCCTCGCCCGCGCCCTCCTCCTCGACGACGCCGAACGCGCCCACCTCTTCGACCTCGTCCGCGCCGCCAACGCCACCGCCGCCGAAGCCCGCACCCCGCGCCATCCCGCCCGCCGCACCCTGCGCCCGGAACTGCGGAACATGCTGGAGGCGATGAACGGCGTCCCCGCCTACGTCCGCAACGCCCGCCTGGACCTGCTGGCCGGCAACGCCCTCGCCCGCGCGCTGTTCGCGCCCGTCTTCGACAGCCCCGCCCGGCCCGCCAACTCCGCCCGCTTCACCTTCCTGGACCCCGCCGCTGCCGAGTTCTACCCCGACTGGGACGCCGTCGCCGACCAGAACGTCGCCACCCTGCGCGCCGAGGTCGGTCGCAACCCCTACGACAAGGCCCTGTCCGACCTGATCGGGGAACTGTCCACCCGCGGCGACACCTTCCGCCGGCGATGGGCCCGCCACGAAGTCCGCCGCCACCGCGCCGGAGCCAAACGCCTCACTCACCCCCTCGTCGGCGACATGACGTTCACCTACGAGACCATGGAACTCACCGCCGACGACGGCCTGTTCCTCATCGTCTGCGGGGTCGCCCCCGGCAGCCGCGACGCCGAAGCCCTCGACCTCCTCGCCGGCTGGACCAGCCCCCGGCCCACGAACGAGGCACCCACGCGCAGGACTTGA